One Thermithiobacillus tepidarius DSM 3134 genomic window carries:
- a CDS encoding Nif3-like dinuclear metal center hexameric protein translates to MHLHELTAYTDQLLGVERFRDYCPNGLQVEGRATVNTIVTGVTASLALIEQAIALQADAILVHHGYFWRNEDPRIVGFKQRRLAQLIRHEISLLAYHLPLDAHPELGNNARLGVRLDFAIESWHGEQGLIALGRAASPFTPLEFSDYLHDRLGYPVRLLPGDGRPIRRVAWCTGGAQGYFEEAIALGADAYITGEAAEPSFHLAQESGVAFAAAGHHATERFGIEALGQHLAATFGLRHQFVDLPNPV, encoded by the coding sequence ATGCATCTGCACGAACTGACCGCCTACACCGACCAGCTGCTCGGCGTGGAGCGCTTCCGCGACTACTGCCCCAACGGCCTGCAGGTGGAGGGGCGCGCCACGGTGAACACCATCGTCACCGGCGTGACCGCCTCGTTGGCCTTGATCGAGCAGGCCATTGCCCTGCAGGCGGATGCCATCCTCGTGCATCACGGCTACTTCTGGCGCAACGAAGACCCGCGCATCGTCGGTTTCAAGCAACGGCGCCTGGCGCAGCTCATCAGGCATGAGATCAGCCTGCTGGCCTACCATCTGCCCCTGGACGCGCACCCCGAGCTGGGCAACAACGCCCGGCTCGGGGTGCGGCTGGACTTTGCCATCGAATCCTGGCACGGCGAGCAGGGGCTCATCGCCCTGGGTCGCGCAGCCAGCCCCTTCACCCCGCTGGAATTTTCCGACTATCTGCACGACCGCCTGGGTTACCCCGTGCGCCTGCTGCCCGGCGACGGCCGCCCCATCCGTCGGGTGGCCTGGTGCACGGGCGGCGCCCAGGGCTACTTCGAGGAGGCGATCGCCCTGGGCGCGGATGCCTACATCACCGGCGAGGCCGCCGAACCGAGCTTTCACCTGGCCCAGGAATCGGGGGTGGCCTTCGCCGCCGCCGGCCACCACGCCACCGAACGCTTCGGTATCGAGGCGTTGGGACAGCATCTGGCTGCCACTTTCGGACTGCGCCACCAGTTCGTCGATCTGCCCAACCCGGTCTAG
- a CDS encoding LOG family protein, translated as MKRICVFCGASTGFDPRHAQAARTLGGTLAERRLGLVYGGGHVGLMGILADAVLAAGGEAVGVIPEVLMEREVGHHGLTELHVVGSMHERKARMAELSDGFIALPGGIGTLEEFFEVWTWAQLGLHRKPVGLLNVAGYFDHLIAFLDHTVAQGFLQDRHRALVLEDRDPAALLDRFERYQAPAVAKWLDRQST; from the coding sequence ATGAAGCGGATATGCGTCTTTTGCGGCGCGAGCACGGGGTTCGATCCGCGCCACGCGCAAGCCGCCCGGACACTGGGCGGGACGCTGGCGGAGCGTCGGCTGGGACTGGTCTACGGCGGCGGCCATGTGGGCCTCATGGGCATCCTGGCCGATGCCGTGCTGGCGGCAGGCGGCGAGGCCGTCGGCGTCATTCCCGAAGTTTTGATGGAACGCGAGGTGGGCCACCACGGCCTCACGGAGCTGCACGTGGTCGGCTCCATGCACGAGCGCAAGGCGCGCATGGCCGAGCTGAGCGACGGCTTCATCGCCCTGCCGGGCGGCATCGGCACCCTGGAGGAGTTCTTCGAGGTGTGGACCTGGGCGCAGCTCGGCCTGCACCGCAAGCCGGTGGGCCTCTTGAACGTGGCCGGCTACTTCGATCACCTGATTGCCTTCCTCGACCACACGGTCGCGCAGGGCTTCCTGCAGGACCGGCATCGTGCCTTGGTGCTGGAAGATCGTGATCCGGCGGCCCTGCTGGACCGCTTCGAGCGCTACCAGGCGCCGGCGGTGGCCAAGTGGCTGGATCGGCAAAGCACCTGA
- a CDS encoding isoaspartyl peptidase/L-asparaginase family protein codes for MYAIVVHGGAGDWQNELEAQLLAGVRRAAEAGVAILAPGGTALDAAVAAVVVLEDDPLFNAGTGSTLNLDGEAEMDAGVMVGQGLRSGNVAALRRVRNPVLVARKVLEETDHVLLAGTGAERFARAMGFAEHDPRTPERLAAYRRQREALARLPNAKLPRLHALLQAHPGLAGDTVGAVACDSAGNLAAATSTGGVSLKLAGRIGDSPVPGAGNYATPAAAASATGQGELMLRFLTTKGLCDLVTQGYHPQDAVEAILARMTADLGRDVGLIAVDATGQLGVGHATSAMPHAWFQEGFAAVSARMRVPL; via the coding sequence ATGTACGCGATCGTGGTTCATGGCGGTGCCGGCGACTGGCAGAACGAGCTGGAAGCGCAGTTGCTGGCCGGGGTCCGGCGCGCCGCCGAGGCCGGCGTGGCCATTCTGGCCCCGGGCGGCACGGCGTTGGACGCCGCGGTGGCGGCGGTGGTGGTGCTGGAGGACGATCCGCTTTTCAATGCCGGCACCGGCTCCACCCTCAACCTCGACGGCGAGGCGGAAATGGATGCCGGCGTGATGGTGGGGCAGGGGTTGCGCAGCGGCAACGTCGCCGCCCTGCGGCGGGTGCGCAATCCGGTGCTGGTGGCGCGCAAGGTGCTGGAAGAGACCGACCACGTGCTGCTGGCCGGGACCGGCGCCGAGCGCTTCGCCCGTGCCATGGGCTTTGCCGAGCACGATCCGCGCACGCCGGAGCGCTTGGCCGCCTACCGGCGCCAGCGCGAGGCCTTGGCCCGCCTGCCCAATGCCAAGCTGCCGCGCCTGCACGCGCTCCTGCAGGCGCACCCCGGGCTGGCGGGGGACACGGTCGGGGCGGTCGCCTGCGACAGCGCCGGCAACCTGGCCGCGGCCACCTCGACCGGCGGCGTTTCCCTGAAGCTGGCCGGACGCATCGGCGACAGTCCCGTTCCCGGCGCCGGCAACTATGCCACCCCGGCGGCGGCCGCCTCGGCCACCGGCCAGGGTGAGCTGATGCTGCGCTTCCTGACCACCAAGGGCCTCTGCGATCTGGTGACGCAAGGCTACCATCCCCAGGATGCGGTGGAAGCGATCCTGGCGCGCATGACCGCGGATCTGGGCCGGGACGTGGGACTCATCGCCGTCGATGCCACTGGGCAGCTCGGCGTGGGACACGCCACCAGCGCCATGCCGCATGCCTGGTTTCAGGAGGGCTTCGCGGCGGTATCGGCGCGCATGCGCGTGCCGCTGTGA
- a CDS encoding spermine/spermidine synthase domain-containing protein → MRIYPGTIIHRTQDEFGIIDVVQEARTRSLYFGAPPQQSSMLLRDPVQLVFAYTRAMMACLLFNDKPRSALLIGLGGGSLAKFLLHHFPDCRVDAVENRASVADLAHRFFHLPEDPRLRIHIGDGGEFVRAVSTAQDGYDFLLVDAYDAAGMVSSVSGLAFFDACRARLARHGILSINLWSGDRDGLDGTLQALQRSFDGFLLQLPVEAKGNVIALAGNRPFPVSYQKMAREPLKAMEARFGIEFSHFLSRLRPAELA, encoded by the coding sequence ATGCGCATCTATCCAGGCACCATCATCCACCGGACCCAGGACGAATTCGGCATCATCGACGTGGTGCAAGAAGCCCGCACCCGCTCCCTCTACTTCGGCGCTCCGCCTCAGCAAAGCAGCATGCTGCTCCGTGACCCGGTGCAGCTGGTCTTCGCCTATACCCGTGCCATGATGGCCTGTCTCCTCTTCAACGACAAGCCCCGCTCGGCCCTGCTCATCGGCCTGGGCGGCGGCTCCCTGGCAAAATTTCTGCTGCACCACTTCCCCGACTGCCGCGTGGATGCGGTGGAGAATCGGGCCAGCGTGGCGGATCTGGCGCACCGTTTCTTTCACCTGCCCGAAGACCCGCGGCTGCGCATCCACATCGGCGACGGCGGCGAGTTCGTGCGCGCTGTCAGCACGGCGCAGGACGGCTACGACTTCCTGCTGGTCGACGCCTACGATGCCGCCGGCATGGTGTCTTCAGTAAGCGGCCTGGCCTTCTTCGACGCCTGCCGCGCCCGCCTGGCGCGGCACGGCATCCTGTCCATCAACCTCTGGAGCGGCGATCGCGACGGCCTGGACGGCACCTTGCAAGCCTTGCAGCGCAGCTTCGATGGCTTCCTGCTGCAGCTGCCCGTGGAGGCGAAAGGCAACGTCATCGCGCTCGCCGGCAATCGCCCGTTTCCGGTCTCTTATCAGAAAATGGCGCGGGAGCCGCTGAAAGCCATGGAAGCGCGCTTCGGCATCGAGTTTTCCCATTTTTTGTCTCGGCTCCGCCCTGCCGAGCTCGCATGA
- a CDS encoding OsmC family protein, translating to MKRNKASAVWRGGLQNGQGAISTASGVLSQVQYSFGTRFEEQPGTNPEELIAAAHAACFSMALAGELGNAGLAPDSIHATATVTLEKLDAGWTITASHLSVDAKVPGADPAAFQQAAAAAKSGCPISRLLNAQISMEATLSN from the coding sequence ATGAAACGCAACAAAGCTTCCGCCGTCTGGCGAGGCGGCTTGCAGAACGGACAGGGCGCGATCTCCACGGCCAGCGGAGTCCTGTCACAAGTCCAGTACTCTTTCGGCACCCGCTTCGAGGAGCAACCCGGCACCAACCCCGAAGAACTCATCGCCGCCGCCCACGCCGCCTGCTTCTCCATGGCGCTGGCGGGAGAGCTCGGCAACGCTGGGCTGGCGCCCGACAGCATTCACGCCACCGCCACCGTGACTTTGGAGAAGCTCGATGCAGGCTGGACGATCACCGCATCCCACCTGAGCGTCGACGCCAAAGTGCCGGGCGCCGATCCGGCTGCCTTCCAGCAGGCGGCCGCAGCCGCCAAGAGCGGCTGCCCCATCTCCCGTCTGCTCAACGCCCAGATCAGCATGGAAGCAACGTTGAGCAACTGA
- a CDS encoding capsule assembly Wzi family protein, whose product MHNHSCRRYRRPAVLLFLSFFAAAAHAGPWADPGDLALRHDLQLLADHGLLDAPLTTWPLAWADIDQGLRRGLNPISKPEVAAALSRVRQRLSRAARNGRLIPRVEAAAAHNPVQFRTFTNTPRESLEGGLGVEYTGDWFAYRLQAQAVSDPEDKREIRADGSYVGAKLGNWSLRADTLERWWGPGWDGSLILSNNARPIPAVTLQREQSTPFSWRPLRWLGPWQFNFMLGQLEGNRDVPHAKFLGMRVNFKPTPKLEIGLSRTAQWGGDGRPQGLGTLADVLLGRDNTGQAGITATNEPGNQLAGYDIRWTSPLFDLPYALYAQLIGEDEAGGLPSRFIFLGGAEVWGGLGDDGQSYRLHLEYADTTAGVFGSYLPNYAYEHHIYRDGYRYYGRPIGHSIDRDARSLSLGGVLVRPSGASWEALARGIRTDRYSPASRDILSLELRHGFTWAANRFLLGAGVLRDKTRDGGQTNTEGQAFLRWSREFR is encoded by the coding sequence ATGCACAATCATTCATGCCGCCGCTATCGGCGCCCGGCCGTCCTGCTCTTCCTCTCCTTCTTCGCTGCCGCGGCGCATGCCGGCCCCTGGGCCGATCCCGGCGATTTGGCGTTGCGGCATGATCTGCAGCTGCTGGCTGACCACGGCCTGCTCGATGCCCCGCTGACTACCTGGCCATTGGCCTGGGCCGATATCGACCAGGGTCTCAGGCGCGGCCTCAACCCGATATCGAAACCGGAAGTGGCCGCCGCCTTGAGCCGGGTACGCCAGCGCCTGAGCCGGGCGGCGCGCAATGGCCGGCTCATCCCGCGGGTGGAAGCCGCCGCCGCCCACAACCCGGTCCAGTTTCGCACCTTCACCAACACGCCGCGCGAATCCCTGGAGGGCGGCCTGGGCGTGGAGTATACGGGCGACTGGTTCGCCTACCGCCTGCAGGCCCAGGCGGTGAGTGACCCGGAGGACAAGCGCGAGATCCGCGCCGACGGCTCCTACGTCGGCGCCAAGCTGGGCAACTGGTCGCTGCGCGCCGACACGCTGGAGCGCTGGTGGGGACCGGGCTGGGACGGCAGTCTCATCCTGTCCAACAACGCCCGCCCCATTCCCGCCGTCACCCTGCAGCGCGAACAGTCCACGCCTTTCTCCTGGCGGCCATTGCGCTGGCTGGGACCGTGGCAGTTCAATTTCATGCTCGGCCAGCTCGAAGGCAATCGCGACGTGCCGCACGCCAAGTTCCTCGGCATGCGCGTCAACTTCAAGCCGACCCCGAAGCTGGAGATCGGCCTGTCGCGCACGGCGCAATGGGGCGGCGATGGCCGGCCACAAGGCCTGGGCACCTTGGCCGATGTGCTGCTCGGCCGGGACAACACGGGCCAGGCCGGCATCACCGCCACCAACGAGCCCGGCAACCAGCTGGCCGGCTACGACATCCGCTGGACCTCGCCGCTCTTCGACCTGCCCTACGCCCTTTACGCCCAGCTCATCGGCGAGGACGAAGCCGGCGGCCTGCCCAGCCGCTTCATCTTCCTGGGCGGCGCCGAAGTTTGGGGCGGCCTCGGTGACGATGGGCAATCCTACCGCCTGCACCTGGAGTATGCCGACACCACGGCCGGCGTCTTCGGATCCTACCTGCCCAACTATGCCTACGAGCACCACATCTACCGGGATGGCTACCGTTACTACGGGCGCCCGATCGGCCACAGCATCGACCGGGACGCGCGCAGCCTGTCCTTGGGCGGCGTCCTGGTGCGGCCCAGCGGGGCGTCCTGGGAGGCGCTGGCGCGCGGCATCCGCACCGACCGCTACTCGCCGGCCTCCCGGGACATCCTGAGCCTGGAGCTGCGTCACGGCTTCACTTGGGCGGCGAACCGCTTCCTGCTGGGTGCGGGCGTGCTGCGCGACAAGACACGGGACGGCGGCCAGACCAATACCGAAGGCCAGGCCTTCCTCCGCTGGTCGCGGGAATTCCGATGA